From the Helicobacter pylori genome, one window contains:
- a CDS encoding purine-nucleoside phosphorylase — MLLCAGRNETLKGAVPIGVGLIESAINLTRMCLKNPDIKSLIFIGSAGSYSPETELLSVFESIQGYQIEESFSHLNSYTPLDNSIHIETKEQALFERVGINSSNYIHTSEMFAKKMVQKGVFLENMEFFSVLSVAKAFSLKAKGIFCVSNHVGLNAYKEFKENHAKVKQILENIIDNLIV, encoded by the coding sequence ATGCTGCTTTGCGCGGGAAGGAATGAAACTTTAAAAGGGGCGGTGCCTATTGGTGTGGGCTTGATAGAGAGCGCGATCAATTTAACGAGAATGTGTTTAAAAAACCCTGATATTAAGAGCCTTATTTTTATAGGGAGCGCGGGGAGTTATAGCCCAGAAACGGAGCTTTTGAGCGTGTTTGAAAGCATTCAAGGCTATCAAATTGAAGAGAGTTTTAGCCACTTAAACAGCTACACGCCTTTGGATAATTCCATTCACATAGAAACTAAAGAGCAGGCTCTTTTTGAAAGGGTGGGCATCAATAGCAGTAACTACATCCACACGAGCGAAATGTTTGCTAAAAAAATGGTTCAAAAGGGCGTTTTTTTAGAAAACATGGAGTTTTTTAGCGTTTTAAGCGTGGCTAAGGCGTTTTCTTTAAAGGCTAAAGGGATTTTTTGCGTGAGTAACCATGTGGGGCTTAACGCGTATAAGGAATTTAAAGAAAACCACGCCAAAGTCAAACAGATTTTAGAAAACATCATTGATAATTTAATAGTTTAG
- the dnaA gene encoding chromosomal replication initiator protein DnaA, translated as MDTNNNIEKEILALVKQNPKVSLIEYENYFSQLKYNPNASKSDIAFFYAPNKVLCTTITAKYGALLKEILSQNKVGMHLAHSVDVRIEVAPKIQVNAQSNINYKAVKTSVKDSYTFENFVVGSCNNTVYEIAKKVAQSDTPPYNPVLFYGGTGLGKTHILNAIGNHALEKHKKVVLVTSEDFLTDFLKHLDNKNMDSFKKKYRHCDFFLLDDAQFLQGKPKLEEEFFHTFNELHANSKQIVLISDRSPKNIAGLEDRLKSRFEWGITAKVMPPDLETKLSIVKQKCQLNKITLPEEVMEYIAQHISDNIRQMEGAIIKISVNANLMNATIDLNLAKTVLEDLQKDHAEGSSLENILLAVAQSLNLKSSKIKVSSRQKNVALARKLVVYFARLYTPNPTLSLAQFLDLKDHSSISKMYSSVKKMLEEEKSPFILSLREEIKNRLNELNDKKTAFNSSE; from the coding sequence ATGGATACCAACAACAATATTGAAAAAGAAATCTTGGCGCTAGTCAAACAAAATCCTAAAGTTAGCCTCATAGAATATGAAAATTACTTTAGCCAACTCAAATACAACCCTAACGCGAGCAAGAGCGATATTGCCTTTTTTTATGCCCCCAACAAAGTCTTATGCACCACGATTACGGCTAAATACGGCGCGTTGCTTAAAGAAATTTTAAGCCAGAATAAAGTCGGCATGCATTTAGCCCATAGCGTGGATGTGCGTATTGAAGTGGCGCCTAAAATCCAGGTTAACGCCCAATCTAATATCAATTACAAAGCGGTAAAAACGAGCGTCAAAGACTCTTACACTTTTGAAAATTTTGTCGTAGGCTCATGCAACAACACCGTTTATGAAATCGCTAAAAAAGTCGCCCAAAGCGATACGCCCCCTTATAACCCGGTGCTTTTTTATGGCGGCACAGGGTTAGGCAAAACGCACATTTTAAACGCTATCGGTAACCACGCCCTAGAAAAGCATAAAAAAGTCGTGTTAGTCACTTCAGAAGATTTTTTGACAGACTTTTTAAAGCATTTAGACAACAAAAACATGGATTCTTTTAAAAAAAAATACCGCCATTGCGACTTTTTCTTGTTAGATGACGCCCAATTTTTGCAAGGAAAACCCAAACTAGAAGAAGAATTTTTCCACACCTTTAACGAATTGCATGCCAACAGCAAACAGATCGTGTTGATTTCAGATCGATCGCCTAAAAACATCGCCGGCTTAGAAGATCGCTTAAAATCGCGCTTTGAATGGGGGATAACCGCTAAAGTCATGCCCCCTGATTTAGAAACCAAACTTTCCATTGTCAAACAAAAATGCCAGCTCAATAAAATCACTTTGCCCGAAGAAGTAATGGAATACATCGCCCAACACATCAGCGACAATATCCGCCAAATGGAAGGCGCGATCATTAAAATCAGCGTGAACGCGAACTTGATGAACGCCACCATTGATTTAAACCTCGCTAAAACCGTTTTAGAAGATTTGCAAAAAGATCATGCTGAAGGCTCAAGCCTAGAAAATATCTTGCTCGCTGTCGCGCAAAGCTTGAATCTCAAATCCAGCAAAATCAAAGTTTCTTCGCGCCAAAAAAATGTCGCTTTAGCGAGAAAATTAGTCGTGTATTTCGCCAGGCTTTATACCCCTAACCCCACGCTCTCGCTCGCTCAGTTTTTGGATTTAAAGGATCATTCAAGCATTTCCAAAATGTATTCTAGCGTTAAAAAAATGCTTGAAGAAGAAAAAAGCCCTTTTATTTTAAGCCTTAGAGAAGAAATCAAAAACCGCTTGAACGAACTGAACGACAAAAAAACCGCTTTCAATTCAAGTGAATGA
- the glmS gene encoding glutamine--fructose-6-phosphate transaminase (isomerizing) translates to MCGIVGYIGDSEKKSILLEGLKELEYRGYDSAGLAVLSANRLEVFKTQGKLENLKLELKNKEFLNFGVSIAHTRWATHGKPSSTNAHPHFTENLALVHNGIIENYASLKKELENKGHAFLSQTDTEVIAHLLEETLKSEGDLLKAFEKSISLLKGSYAILMLHKRAKESLFYAKSSSPLIVGKGKEGVFFASSLSVLAPKVDQFVVLEENSVGQISLENFKDLKHIENMKDYAFENKDYSKGNFRNYLEKEIYEQHSSLLECLEGRLEALNVYCEIDPEFLENVNEITLCSCGSSYHASLASVYLFERLAKIRARAILASEYRYANFKSNPNELFIAISQSGETADTLEALKLAKAQGLKTISLCNAPFSMMSRISDHTLLIRAGVERSVASTKAFSSQVMLLWLLSVYLGKQLGTISKEEERIQAKNMLNSVNAMKVEPKLHEKIKRLSKRYLHGHGFFYIGRDVFYPLALEGALKLKEISYLHAEGYASAEMKHGPIALVDSNLFTIALLSKHLLFDKTKSNIEELSARDSTICVLSSEILEIADDFIQLEESESYMEEFFRMNLAMQLLALEIAMRLNHDVDHPRNLAKSVTVE, encoded by the coding sequence ATGTGCGGGATTGTAGGTTATATAGGGGATAGCGAGAAAAAATCCATTCTTTTAGAGGGCTTAAAGGAATTGGAATACAGAGGTTATGACAGCGCTGGTTTAGCCGTATTGAGCGCTAATCGTTTGGAAGTGTTTAAAACTCAAGGGAAATTAGAAAACCTTAAACTAGAGCTTAAAAATAAAGAGTTTTTAAATTTTGGCGTGAGTATCGCTCATACGAGATGGGCGACGCATGGCAAGCCAAGCAGCACGAACGCCCACCCGCATTTTACAGAAAATTTAGCCTTGGTGCATAACGGCATCATTGAAAATTACGCGAGTTTGAAAAAGGAATTGGAAAATAAAGGGCATGCGTTTTTAAGCCAAACGGACACGGAAGTGATTGCGCATTTATTAGAAGAAACGCTTAAAAGCGAGGGCGATTTATTGAAAGCCTTTGAAAAAAGCATCAGCCTTTTAAAAGGGAGTTATGCGATTTTAATGCTCCATAAAAGGGCTAAAGAGAGCTTGTTTTACGCTAAATCTTCTTCGCCTTTGATCGTGGGCAAGGGCAAAGAAGGGGTGTTTTTTGCGTCCAGTTTGAGCGTGTTAGCCCCTAAAGTGGATCAATTTGTCGTTTTAGAAGAAAACAGCGTGGGGCAGATTTCTTTAGAAAATTTTAAAGATTTAAAACACATTGAAAACATGAAAGATTACGCTTTTGAAAACAAGGATTATTCTAAAGGCAATTTTAGGAATTATTTAGAAAAAGAGATTTATGAGCAGCACAGCAGTTTGTTGGAGTGTTTAGAGGGGCGCTTGGAAGCCTTGAATGTGTATTGTGAGATCGATCCTGAATTTTTAGAAAATGTGAATGAAATCACGCTGTGTTCTTGCGGGAGCAGTTACCATGCGAGTTTGGCGAGCGTGTATTTGTTTGAAAGATTAGCCAAAATAAGAGCGAGGGCCATTTTAGCGAGCGAATACCGCTACGCTAATTTTAAAAGCAACCCTAACGAGCTTTTTATAGCGATTTCTCAAAGCGGCGAAACCGCTGACACTTTGGAGGCTTTAAAATTAGCCAAAGCCCAAGGGCTTAAAACCATCAGTTTGTGTAACGCTCCTTTTAGCATGATGAGCCGCATTAGCGATCACACGCTTTTAATTAGAGCGGGGGTAGAAAGAAGCGTGGCATCCACTAAGGCGTTTTCTTCGCAAGTGATGCTTTTATGGCTTTTGAGCGTGTATCTAGGCAAACAGCTAGGGACCATCTCTAAAGAAGAAGAAAGAATCCAGGCTAAAAACATGCTCAATAGCGTGAATGCGATGAAAGTAGAGCCTAAATTGCATGAAAAGATCAAGCGCTTATCCAAACGCTACTTGCATGGGCATGGCTTTTTTTATATCGGGCGCGATGTGTTTTACCCGCTCGCTTTAGAAGGGGCGCTAAAACTTAAAGAAATCAGCTACTTGCACGCTGAGGGGTATGCGAGCGCGGAAATGAAGCATGGGCCTATTGCGTTGGTGGATTCTAACCTTTTTACCATTGCTTTATTGTCTAAGCATCTGTTATTTGATAAAACCAAAAGCAATATTGAAGAATTGAGTGCTAGGGATTCTACGATTTGCGTGTTAAGCTCTGAAATTTTAGAGATCGCTGATGATTTTATCCAATTAGAAGAGAGCGAAAGCTACATGGAGGAATTTTTCCGCATGAATTTAGCGATGCAGCTTTTAGCTTTAGAAATCGCTATGCGTTTAAATCATGATGTGGATCACCCAAGAAACTTGGCTAAAAGCGTTACCGTGGAATAA
- the thyX gene encoding FAD-dependent thymidylate synthase, whose amino-acid sequence MEVICKHYTPLDIASQAIRTCWQSFEYSDNGGCKDKDLIHRVGNIFRHSSTLEHLYYNFEIKGLSRGALQELSRHRIASLSVKSSRYTLRELKEVESFLPLNETNLERAKEFLVFVDNEKVNEMSVLALENLRVLLSEHNIKNDLAKYAMPESYKTHLAYSINARSLQNLLTLRSSNKALKEMQDLAKALFDALPGEHQYLFEDCLKH is encoded by the coding sequence ATGGAAGTGATTTGTAAGCATTACACCCCTTTAGACATTGCGAGCCAAGCGATCCGCACTTGCTGGCAGAGTTTTGAATACAGCGATAATGGAGGTTGTAAGGATAAGGATTTGATCCACAGGGTGGGGAATATTTTCAGGCATTCTTCCACTTTAGAGCATCTTTATTACAATTTTGAAATCAAGGGTTTGAGCAGGGGGGCGTTGCAAGAATTGAGCCGGCATAGAATAGCGAGCTTGAGCGTGAAATCAAGCCGTTACACTTTAAGGGAATTGAAAGAAGTGGAGAGCTTTTTGCCCCTTAATGAAACGAATTTAGAAAGAGCTAAAGAGTTTTTAGTTTTTGTAGATAATGAAAAAGTGAATGAAATGAGCGTTTTAGCTTTGGAAAATCTCAGGGTTTTATTGAGCGAGCATAACATTAAAAACGATTTAGCCAAATACGCCATGCCTGAAAGCTATAAAACGCATTTAGCTTATAGCATTAACGCTAGGAGCTTGCAAAATTTATTGACTTTAAGAAGCAGTAATAAAGCCTTAAAAGAAATGCAAGATTTAGCCAAAGCCTTATTTGACGCTTTACCTGGCGAGCATCAATACTTGTTTGAAGATTGTTTGAAGCATTAG
- a CDS encoding restriction endonuclease subunit S codes for MDALMLPLNWQRVRLGDIGKPCMCKRVMKHQTTPYGEIPFYKIGTFGNTADAFISKKLFLEYKTKYSFPKKGDILISASGTIGRAVIYDGKPAYFQDSNIVWIDNDETLVKNDFLFYAYSNIKWNTEHTTILRLYNDNFRNTLIPLPPLNEQAAIANILSDVDRYLYSLDALILKKESVKKALSFELLSQRKRLKGFNQAWQKVRLGDIAEIKRGASPRPIENPKWFCANSNVGWVRISDISKNSRFLYKTAQKLSKKGIEKSRFVKQNSLIMSMCATIGKPIITKIDTCIHDGFVVFENPKTDLNYLYYFLCYIEKEWLESGQQGSQVNLNVDLIKNKEVFCPKDLNEQAAIANVLSGLDSEIISLKNKKRQFENVKKALNHDLMSAKIRVLKK; via the coding sequence ATGGACGCATTAATGCTGCCCTTAAATTGGCAAAGAGTGAGACTTGGGGATATTGGCAAACCATGCATGTGTAAAAGAGTTATGAAACATCAAACAACACCATATGGCGAAATTCCATTCTATAAAATAGGCACATTTGGCAATACTGCTGATGCCTTTATTTCAAAAAAGCTATTTTTAGAATACAAAACAAAATATTCTTTTCCAAAAAAAGGCGATATTTTAATTTCTGCTTCCGGAACTATTGGTAGGGCAGTCATTTATGACGGAAAACCCGCTTATTTTCAAGACTCAAATATTGTTTGGATTGACAACGATGAAACATTAGTAAAAAATGATTTTTTATTTTATGCTTATTCTAATATTAAATGGAATACAGAGCATACAACTATCTTAAGGCTTTATAATGATAATTTTAGAAACACTTTAATCCCCCTACCCCCTCTAAACGAACAAGCCGCTATCGCTAATATTTTAAGCGATGTGGATCGTTATCTTTATTCTTTAGACGCCCTCATTCTTAAAAAAGAAAGCGTTAAAAAAGCTTTAAGCTTTGAACTATTGAGCCAAAGAAAACGCTTGAAAGGCTTCAATCAAGCTTGGCAAAAAGTAAGGCTTGGGGATATTGCCGAGATTAAAAGGGGAGCATCGCCTAGACCTATTGAAAATCCTAAATGGTTTTGTGCTAATTCTAATGTAGGGTGGGTAAGAATTTCAGACATTTCAAAAAATAGCCGTTTTCTATACAAAACAGCCCAAAAACTTTCTAAAAAAGGCATTGAAAAAAGCAGGTTTGTTAAACAAAATAGTTTGATTATGAGCATGTGCGCGACAATTGGTAAGCCTATTATCACTAAAATTGATACTTGTATTCATGATGGTTTTGTAGTTTTTGAAAATCCAAAAACAGACTTAAATTACTTATATTATTTTTTATGTTATATAGAAAAAGAATGGCTAGAAAGTGGGCAACAAGGCTCACAAGTAAATTTAAATGTAGATTTAATTAAAAATAAAGAAGTTTTCTGCCCTAAAGATTTAAACGAACAAGCCGCTATCGCTAACGTTTTAAGCGGTTTGGATAGTGAAATCATTAGCCTTAAAAACAAAAAACGCCAATTTGAAAACGTCAAAAAAGCTTTAAACCACGATTTAATGAGCGCTAAAATCAGGGTTTTAAAAAAATAA
- a CDS encoding DUF2443 domain-containing protein, whose product MFEKIRKILADIEDSQNEIEMLLKLANLSLGDFIEIKRGSMDMPKGVNEAFFTQLSEEVERLKELINALNKIKKGLLVF is encoded by the coding sequence ATGTTTGAAAAAATACGCAAGATTTTAGCGGATATTGAAGATTCGCAAAATGAAATTGAAATGCTTTTAAAATTAGCGAATTTGAGTTTGGGGGATTTTATTGAAATTAAAAGAGGGAGCATGGACATGCCAAAGGGCGTGAATGAAGCGTTTTTTACGCAATTAAGCGAAGAAGTGGAGCGCCTAAAGGAGCTTATCAACGCTTTGAATAAAATCAAAAAAGGGTTATTGGTGTTTTAA
- a CDS encoding competence protein yields MKKSLYLSFFLTFSNPLQALVIELLEEIKTSSHKGTFKAKVLDSKEPKQVLGIYNISPHKKLTLTITHISTAIVYQPLDEKLSLETTLSPNRPTIPRNTQIVFSSKELKEPHSNPIPSLNAPMQKPQNKPSSSQQSPQNFSYPESKLGSKNSKNSLLQPLVTPSKISPANEVKTPTNDANPPLKHSSEDQENNLFVTPPTEKTLPNNTPNADASENNENNENNENNRDNVEKQAIRDPNIKEFACGKWVYDDENLQAYRPSVLKRVDKDKEVTTDITPCDYSTAENKSGKIITPYTKISVHKTEPLEDPQTFEAKNNFAILQARSSTEKCKRARARKDGTTRQCYLIEEPLKQAWESEYEITTQLVKAIYERPKQDDQIEPTFYETSELAYSSTRKSEITRNELNLNEKFMEFVEVYEGHYLNDIIKESSEYKEWVKNHVRFKEGVCMALEIEEQPRAKSTPLSIENSRVVCVKKGNYLFNEV; encoded by the coding sequence ATGAAAAAATCCCTTTATTTGTCTTTCTTTCTGACTTTCTCTAACCCTCTTCAAGCCCTTGTGATCGAGCTTTTAGAAGAAATCAAAACTTCGTCGCATAAAGGCACTTTTAAGGCTAAAGTCCTTGATTCTAAAGAGCCCAAACAGGTTTTAGGCATTTATAATATCTCCCCACACAAAAAACTCACGCTCACTATCACCCACATATCCACGGCAATCGTCTATCAACCCCTTGATGAAAAACTTTCTTTAGAAACGACCTTAAGCCCCAACCGCCCTACTATTCCCAGAAACACCCAAATCGTTTTTTCTTCAAAGGAATTAAAAGAACCGCACTCAAACCCAATACCTTCTTTAAACGCGCCCATGCAAAAACCACAAAACAAACCCAGCTCATCGCAACAATCTCCTCAAAACTTTTCCTATCCAGAATCCAAACTAGGCTCTAAAAACTCTAAAAACAGCCTTTTACAGCCTTTAGTAACTCCTAGCAAAATAAGCCCTGCTAACGAAGTTAAAACGCCAACAAACGACGCTAATCCCCCTTTAAAACATTCTTCAGAAGATCAAGAAAACAACCTCTTTGTAACGCCACCCACTGAAAAAACGCTCCCTAACAACACCCCTAACGCTGATGCGAGTGAAAACAATGAAAACAATGAAAACAATGAAAATAATAGGGATAATGTGGAAAAACAAGCGATTAGAGATCCTAATATCAAGGAATTCGCATGCGGGAAGTGGGTTTATGATGATGAAAATTTACAAGCCTATCGCCCAAGCGTTTTAAAACGCGTTGATAAAGACAAAGAGGTTACAACAGACATTACCCCTTGCGATTACAGCACCGCTGAAAATAAAAGCGGTAAGATCATTACCCCTTATACCAAAATTTCTGTTCATAAAACAGAGCCTTTAGAAGACCCTCAAACTTTTGAAGCTAAAAACAATTTCGCCATTCTCCAAGCCAGAAGCTCTACAGAAAAATGCAAAAGGGCTAGAGCGAGAAAAGACGGCACGACTAGGCAATGCTATCTGATAGAAGAGCCTTTAAAACAAGCGTGGGAGAGCGAGTATGAAATCACCACGCAATTAGTGAAAGCCATTTATGAGCGCCCCAAACAAGACGACCAAATAGAGCCGACTTTTTATGAAACCAGCGAATTGGCTTATTCTTCCACACGAAAAAGCGAAATAACGCGCAATGAATTGAATTTGAATGAAAAATTCATGGAATTTGTGGAAGTGTATGAGGGGCATTATTTAAACGATATAATCAAAGAGAGCAGCGAATACAAAGAATGGGTTAAAAACCATGTGCGCTTTAAAGAAGGGGTGTGCATGGCCTTAGAAATAGAAGAACAACCACGAGCCAAAAGCACGCCTTTGAGTATTGAAAACTCTCGTGTTGTGTGTGTCAAAAAGGGGAATTATTTATTCAATGAAGTTTAA
- a CDS encoding type I restriction endonuclease subunit R, whose translation MKTEREVQNQIIETFKAMGYAYLGDLTKSDNENINKESLKAWLIKNQKINDERWQRIEHKIHSALKNDLYEANQQFYELLIYGVQTKISQNENTQTTYLIDWKDISKNEFSVAEEVSVKGPNMKRPDIVLYVNGIALGVLELKKSSVSVESGIRQNLDNQKKEFIRDFFKTIQLVMAGNESQGLRYGVIETKEKYYLSWKEEGVLKNLFETIECFLKKERFLEFIHDFLIFDKGQKKCARFHQYFAIKKTQEFIQRKEGGIIWHTQGSGKSLTMVWLAQWLKMNIQQPRILIVTDRRELDAQIQGVFLGIGEDLYRADSKKDLLSVLFENKEFLVGSLVHKFDDNDLEDLKKQPVLKEWIVLVDECHRTQSGKLHNAMKSLLPNAIFIAFSGTPLLKQDKKTSQEVFGDYIHCYKFNEAVSDRVVLDLNYEARSVDQYVSSPEKLDEYFELKTQGLNEAAKTELKKKWVNLQKVFSTKDRLARIVQDIVLDMAKLPRLRSEKGNAMLVAESVYNACRYFELFLETELKDKVAVITSYEPNIADLKDCGSDESEESYKYRTYCKMLQNFFNEKDEKKALNKIKEFEEKVKERFINEPNRMKLLIVVDKLLTGFDAPSLTYLYMDKKMQDHGLFQAVCRVNRLDSEDKDFGCIIDYKDLFDSLQEAHSDYTNKAFENYEREDIQGFISDKSQKIKKKLEETRDQLKSLCESVKEPKDEMDYIAYFCGNDLEKNAQKRRLFYQLVGAFLRMFVELNNLEKPIYSKEETQQIKQEAEFYRHLQKVIGLSSGDSVDLKSYSEEMRRILDAYIKTTDSETLIQIEDQGLCEVLAQMNVNDFNKALSQVFKNESSMAESIANNTKKRIVEKEASDPKYYEKLSSLLNDLINQFREKKLTYLEYLQQIHDLAKKVIDKEDKNYPKKINTNALKTLYDNLDENEALALEIDACIRGNKKDGWVGHNQKEKNLKIALRKIINDEGLLESVFNLAKHIEEYR comes from the coding sequence ATGAAAACAGAAAGAGAAGTTCAAAATCAAATCATAGAAACTTTTAAAGCAATGGGCTATGCGTATTTAGGGGATTTAACAAAGAGCGATAATGAAAACATCAATAAAGAAAGCTTGAAAGCATGGCTAATTAAAAATCAAAAAATCAATGATGAAAGGTGGCAAAGAATTGAGCATAAAATCCATAGCGCTTTAAAAAACGATTTATACGAAGCGAATCAACAATTTTACGAGCTTTTAATTTATGGCGTGCAAACTAAAATAAGCCAGAATGAAAACACTCAAACGACTTATCTCATTGATTGGAAAGACATTTCTAAGAATGAATTTAGCGTGGCTGAAGAAGTGAGCGTTAAAGGGCCAAACATGAAGCGACCGGACATAGTGCTTTACGTTAATGGGATCGCTTTAGGGGTGCTAGAATTGAAAAAATCCAGCGTGAGCGTAGAAAGCGGTATTAGGCAAAATTTAGACAACCAGAAGAAAGAATTTATTAGAGATTTTTTTAAAACGATCCAATTGGTTATGGCGGGCAATGAAAGTCAAGGGCTAAGGTATGGCGTCATAGAAACTAAAGAAAAATACTACCTTTCTTGGAAAGAAGAGGGCGTTTTAAAAAATTTGTTTGAGACGATTGAATGCTTTTTAAAAAAAGAAAGGTTTTTAGAATTTATCCATGATTTTTTGATTTTTGATAAGGGGCAAAAGAAATGCGCCCGGTTCCACCAATATTTTGCAATTAAAAAAACGCAAGAATTTATCCAAAGAAAGGAAGGGGGGATTATCTGGCACACGCAAGGCAGCGGTAAGAGCTTGACTATGGTGTGGCTTGCTCAATGGCTAAAAATGAATATCCAACAGCCAAGGATTTTAATCGTTACAGACAGGAGGGAATTAGACGCTCAAATTCAAGGCGTGTTTTTGGGAATAGGCGAGGATCTTTATCGTGCCGACAGCAAAAAGGATTTGTTGAGCGTGCTGTTTGAAAATAAGGAATTTTTGGTTGGATCGCTTGTGCATAAATTTGATGACAACGACTTAGAAGACTTAAAAAAGCAACCTGTTTTAAAAGAATGGATTGTTTTAGTAGATGAATGCCACAGAACCCAAAGCGGCAAATTGCACAACGCCATGAAAAGCCTGCTCCCTAATGCGATTTTTATCGCCTTTAGCGGCACGCCTTTGTTGAAACAAGATAAAAAGACAAGTCAGGAAGTGTTTGGGGATTATATCCATTGCTATAAATTTAATGAAGCCGTTAGCGATAGGGTGGTGCTAGATTTAAACTATGAAGCCAGAAGCGTGGATCAATATGTCAGTAGCCCTGAAAAGCTGGATGAATATTTTGAATTAAAAACCCAAGGCTTGAATGAGGCGGCTAAAACAGAGCTTAAAAAGAAATGGGTTAATTTGCAAAAAGTTTTTTCCACTAAAGACAGATTAGCTCGCATTGTGCAAGATATTGTATTGGATATGGCAAAACTCCCACGATTAAGGAGTGAAAAGGGGAATGCCATGCTGGTGGCTGAAAGCGTGTATAACGCATGCCGGTATTTTGAACTCTTTTTAGAAACAGAATTAAAGGATAAGGTGGCTGTGATCACAAGCTATGAACCCAATATCGCTGATCTGAAAGATTGCGGGAGCGATGAGAGCGAAGAGAGTTACAAATACCGCACTTATTGCAAAATGCTGCAAAACTTTTTTAATGAAAAAGATGAGAAAAAAGCCCTTAATAAAATCAAAGAGTTTGAAGAAAAAGTTAAAGAGCGTTTTATTAATGAGCCTAATAGAATGAAGCTATTGATCGTGGTGGATAAGCTATTGACCGGTTTTGATGCACCAAGCCTCACTTATTTATACATGGATAAGAAAATGCAAGATCATGGGCTTTTTCAAGCGGTGTGTAGGGTGAACAGACTAGATAGCGAAGATAAGGATTTTGGTTGCATCATAGACTATAAGGATTTATTTGATAGCTTACAAGAAGCACACAGCGATTACACCAATAAAGCGTTTGAAAACTATGAAAGAGAAGACATTCAAGGGTTTATCTCTGACAAATCCCAAAAGATTAAAAAAAAATTAGAAGAAACTAGAGATCAATTAAAATCGCTTTGTGAAAGCGTGAAAGAGCCAAAAGATGAAATGGATTATATCGCTTATTTTTGTGGGAACGATTTAGAAAAAAACGCTCAAAAAAGGCGGTTGTTTTACCAGCTTGTTGGTGCGTTTTTAAGAATGTTTGTGGAATTGAACAATTTAGAAAAGCCCATTTATTCTAAAGAAGAAACGCAACAAATCAAACAAGAAGCGGAATTTTATAGGCATTTACAAAAAGTGATTGGCTTGAGTAGTGGGGATAGCGTGGATTTAAAAAGCTATAGCGAAGAGATGCGTAGGATTTTAGACGCTTACATTAAAACCACGGATAGCGAGACGCTAATCCAAATAGAAGATCAAGGGCTGTGCGAAGTTTTAGCCCAAATGAATGTTAATGATTTTAATAAGGCGCTGTCTCAAGTGTTTAAAAATGAAAGCTCTATGGCAGAAAGCATCGCTAACAACACTAAAAAACGCATTGTAGAAAAAGAAGCGAGCGACCCTAAGTATTACGAAAAATTATCTTCGCTTTTAAACGATTTGATCAACCAGTTTAGGGAAAAGAAATTAACCTATTTGGAATACTTGCA
- a CDS encoding exodeoxyribonuclease III, translating into MKLISWNVNGLRACMTKGFMDFFNSVNADVFCIQESKMQQEQNTFEFKGYFDFWNCAIKKGYSGVVTFTKKEPLSVSYGIDMEEHDKEGRVVTCEFESFYLVNVYTPNSQQALSRLSYRMSWEVEFKKFLKALELKKPVIVCGDLNVAHNEIDLENPKTNRKNAGFSDEEREKFSELLNAGFIDTFRYFYPNKEKAYTWWSYMQQARDKDIGWRIDYFLCSNPLKTRLKDALIYKDILGSDHCPVGLELV; encoded by the coding sequence ATGAAATTGATTTCATGGAATGTGAACGGGTTAAGGGCTTGCATGACTAAGGGCTTTATGGATTTTTTTAATAGCGTAAATGCGGATGTTTTTTGCATTCAAGAATCTAAAATGCAACAAGAACAAAACACCTTTGAATTTAAAGGGTATTTTGATTTTTGGAATTGCGCGATTAAAAAGGGCTATTCTGGGGTGGTAACTTTCACTAAAAAAGAGCCTTTAAGCGTGAGCTATGGCATTGATATGGAAGAGCATGACAAAGAAGGGCGCGTGGTAACTTGCGAATTTGAATCGTTTTACTTGGTAAATGTTTATACCCCTAATTCCCAACAAGCCCTATCCAGGCTCAGTTATCGCATGAGTTGGGAAGTGGAATTTAAGAAATTTTTAAAAGCTTTAGAATTGAAAAAACCGGTCATTGTGTGTGGGGATTTGAATGTGGCCCACAATGAAATTGATTTAGAAAACCCTAAAACCAACCGAAAAAACGCCGGCTTTAGCGATGAAGAGAGAGAAAAATTCAGCGAGCTTTTGAACGCTGGTTTCATTGACACTTTTCGTTATTTTTACCCTAACAAAGAAAAGGCTTACACCTGGTGGAGTTACATGCAACAAGCGAGGGATAAAGACATTGGTTGGCGCATTGATTATTTTCTATGCTCTAATCCTTTAAAAACGCGCTTAAAAGACGCTTTGATCTATAAAGATATTTTAGGGAGCGATCATTGTCCGGTAGGGTTAGAATTAGTTTAA